In the genome of Gloeotrichia echinulata CP02, one region contains:
- a CDS encoding peptidoglycan-binding protein, with the protein MDNLAYLHLACAYEDSEPSELVSLSYLLNKAAAPDWKRLSSGAWKYMLPLALSLAILSAVSSVLALERGDQGPSVRNLQQQLKRVGFYQAPVTQVYDFPTEEAVRRFQKAAGLPVDGIVGATTLQKLDNWRTTAASTTTPAKKPTAVSETAKNPTAVSQIAKKASNPSSVTNNRRNPNFLVKGDEGEEVKVLQERLKVAGFYYGNATGIFGPITEEAVKRFQAAYKLDADGVVGPATLSKLPPKGIGGEDDDPKPQLVERDKLRMGDRGEAVRVLQDHLIKVGYLQGEPNGYYGPNTADAVRRFQSANYLTASGVAGPTTRAKLYSLVNSGSKNEFSTLEIQRRLQEKGFYKGQLNGVMADDTKKAIKQAQQFYGISLNDIRSGRF; encoded by the coding sequence ATGGACAATCTTGCGTATTTGCACCTAGCTTGCGCCTACGAAGACAGCGAACCGAGTGAATTAGTCTCCCTGAGCTACTTGTTAAACAAAGCAGCCGCACCAGACTGGAAACGCCTTTCTAGCGGGGCCTGGAAGTATATGTTACCCCTGGCGCTCAGTTTGGCTATTCTTAGCGCTGTCAGCAGCGTCTTGGCATTAGAAAGGGGTGATCAAGGACCTTCTGTCAGGAATCTCCAACAACAGTTGAAAAGAGTAGGCTTTTATCAAGCGCCCGTCACTCAAGTATATGACTTCCCTACAGAAGAAGCTGTGCGACGCTTCCAAAAAGCCGCCGGCTTACCAGTTGATGGGATTGTGGGAGCAACCACCCTGCAAAAATTAGATAACTGGCGCACAACCGCTGCGAGTACAACCACACCAGCCAAAAAACCCACCGCTGTAAGTGAAACTGCGAAAAACCCCACCGCTGTGAGTCAAATCGCCAAAAAAGCCAGTAATCCTAGTTCCGTCACTAACAATCGCCGCAATCCCAACTTCTTGGTCAAAGGTGATGAAGGTGAAGAAGTGAAAGTTCTGCAAGAAAGGTTAAAAGTTGCAGGCTTTTATTACGGTAACGCCACCGGAATATTTGGACCAATTACAGAAGAAGCTGTCAAGCGGTTCCAAGCAGCTTACAAATTAGACGCTGACGGTGTTGTCGGTCCTGCTACACTCAGCAAATTACCGCCAAAAGGTATTGGTGGGGAAGATGATGATCCTAAACCACAACTAGTTGAGCGAGATAAACTCCGCATGGGCGATCGCGGTGAAGCAGTTCGAGTTCTCCAAGATCATTTGATCAAAGTAGGATATCTACAAGGTGAGCCAAACGGCTACTATGGCCCAAACACCGCCGATGCTGTCCGCCGATTTCAGTCAGCTAATTACTTAACAGCCAGTGGTGTTGCAGGCCCTACTACCAGAGCTAAACTATATAGCTTAGTTAATAGTGGTTCCAAAAACGAGTTTAGTACCCTGGAAATCCAACGGCGACTACAAGAAAAGGGCTTTTATAAAGGACAGCTTAACGGTGTCATGGCAGACGACACCAAAAAAGCTATTAAACAAGCCCAACAATTCTACGGGATCAGTCTCAATGACATTAGAAGCGGACGGTTCTAG
- a CDS encoding transcriptional repressor, which produces MTIYTSSSLKAELNDRGWRLTPQRETILHIFQELPQGEHLSAEDLYARLETDGEGISLSTIYRTLKLMARMGILRELELGEGHKHYELNQPYPHHHHHLICVRCNSTIEFKNDSILKIGGKTAQKEGFHLLDCQLTIHAVCPKCQRALMPV; this is translated from the coding sequence ATGACCATCTACACATCTAGTTCACTCAAGGCGGAACTGAATGACAGAGGTTGGCGTTTAACGCCCCAAAGAGAGACGATTTTACACATCTTTCAGGAGTTACCACAAGGTGAACATCTCAGCGCTGAGGATCTTTACGCGCGTTTAGAAACTGACGGTGAAGGAATAAGTCTGTCAACTATCTATCGGACTTTGAAGTTGATGGCTAGGATGGGAATTTTGCGCGAGTTAGAATTGGGAGAGGGACATAAGCATTATGAACTCAACCAACCATACCCGCATCACCACCATCATCTGATTTGCGTGAGATGTAACAGTACGATTGAGTTCAAAAACGACTCTATTTTAAAGATTGGGGGAAAAACTGCCCAAAAAGAGGGTTTTCACCTGCTTGACTGTCAGCTAACAATTCATGCAGTTTGTCCCAAGTGCCAAAGAGCATTAATGCCGGTGTAG
- the sigC gene encoding RNA polymerase sigma factor SigC gives MPATSFYADAPYNTQKSGQVFDRDLAVDETELSVDDLHDLEIASVDPANFGANTNRRSTDLVRLYLQEIGRVRLLGRDEEVSEAQKVQRYLRMRIVLANAAKQGDAVISPYLRLIEVQERLASELGHRPSLERWANTAGVNVSDLKPILGEGKRRWAEIAKITVEELEQIQTQGLQAKEHMIKANLRLVVSVAKKYQNRGLELLDLVQEGTLGLERAVEKFDPTKGYRFSTYAYWWIRQGITRAIATSSRTIRLPVHITEKLNKIKKAQRKIAQEKGRTPTLEDLATELEMTPTQVREVLLRVPRSVSLETKVGKDKDTELGELLETDCVTPEEMLMRESLQRDLHNLLSDLTSRERDVILMRFGLADGHPYSLAEIGRALDLSRERVRQIESKALQKLRQPKRRNLIRDYLESLS, from the coding sequence ATGCCAGCAACATCTTTTTACGCAGATGCACCCTACAACACCCAAAAGTCCGGCCAAGTTTTTGACCGGGATCTCGCCGTTGATGAAACTGAGTTGTCGGTGGATGATCTACACGATCTAGAGATAGCTTCTGTTGACCCTGCTAATTTTGGTGCTAACACTAACCGTCGTAGTACAGACCTAGTACGTTTATATCTTCAGGAAATTGGTCGGGTCCGCTTGTTAGGGCGCGATGAGGAAGTTTCCGAAGCGCAAAAAGTTCAACGCTACTTGCGGATGCGGATAGTGCTAGCTAACGCCGCCAAGCAAGGTGATGCAGTGATTTCACCCTATCTTCGGTTAATTGAAGTTCAGGAACGTCTAGCATCTGAACTGGGACATCGCCCTTCTTTGGAAAGGTGGGCTAATACTGCTGGTGTAAATGTATCTGACCTCAAGCCAATTTTGGGAGAGGGTAAACGCCGTTGGGCTGAAATTGCCAAAATCACGGTGGAAGAATTAGAGCAGATTCAGACCCAAGGACTCCAAGCAAAAGAACATATGATCAAGGCGAATCTGCGCCTGGTAGTGTCTGTTGCTAAGAAGTATCAAAATCGCGGCTTGGAATTGCTAGATTTAGTCCAAGAAGGTACTCTGGGTTTGGAACGGGCTGTAGAAAAGTTTGACCCAACCAAGGGTTATCGCTTTAGCACCTACGCTTACTGGTGGATTCGCCAAGGAATTACACGGGCGATCGCCACTTCTAGCCGCACGATCCGCCTACCTGTTCACATAACAGAAAAGCTGAATAAAATCAAAAAAGCTCAACGCAAAATTGCCCAAGAAAAAGGTCGCACTCCCACCTTAGAAGATTTGGCAACTGAGTTGGAAATGACACCTACCCAAGTACGGGAAGTTTTGTTAAGAGTCCCCCGTTCCGTTTCTTTGGAAACCAAGGTAGGTAAAGATAAAGATACTGAGTTAGGGGAATTACTCGAAACTGATTGTGTCACCCCAGAAGAAATGTTAATGCGGGAATCTTTACAAAGAGACTTGCATAATCTGTTATCAGATTTAACTAGCCGCGAACGGGATGTAATTCTGATGCGGTTTGGTTTGGCTGATGGTCATCCTTACTCACTAGCAGAAATTGGCCGCGCACTGGACTTATCACGGGAACGTGTCAGACAAATTGAATCCAAGGCTTTACAAAAGCTACGCCAACCCAAACGCCGTAACCTCATCCGCGACTATTTGGAGTCACTGAGTTAG
- a CDS encoding NAD(P)H-dependent glycerol-3-phosphate dehydrogenase: protein MTNPKTVAILGGGAWGSALASLAQVNGHRVGLWSRRGSATLDAVLEDAEIILSAISMKGVRDVAAQVQSFPVSPETIFVTATKGLEPQTSYTPSQIWQSVFPNHAVVVLSGPNLSQEIEQGLPAATVVASSMFAAAQVVQLVFFSHRFRVYTNPDPVGVELGGTLKNVIAIAAGVCDGLHLGTNAKAGLVTRGLTEMVRIGNFWGAKTETFYGLSGLGDLLATCNSPLSRNYQVGYQLAGGKTLIEVLANLQGTAEGVNTCQVLMQKAKQQNIPVPITEQVYRLLEGEVTPQQALDELMLRDIKPEYNY, encoded by the coding sequence ATGACTAATCCAAAAACTGTTGCAATTCTGGGTGGGGGTGCGTGGGGATCTGCTTTGGCTTCTTTAGCCCAGGTGAATGGTCATCGGGTGGGACTGTGGTCGCGTCGGGGGTCAGCAACTCTGGATGCGGTGTTAGAAGATGCCGAAATTATCTTATCTGCGATCTCAATGAAAGGGGTGAGAGATGTAGCGGCTCAAGTACAGTCTTTTCCGGTATCTCCAGAAACTATTTTTGTGACGGCGACTAAGGGCTTAGAGCCACAAACCAGCTATACGCCGTCACAAATTTGGCAAAGTGTATTTCCTAACCATGCAGTTGTTGTACTATCTGGTCCAAATTTATCCCAAGAAATTGAACAAGGATTACCCGCTGCGACGGTAGTAGCTAGCAGTATGTTTGCGGCGGCCCAAGTGGTGCAATTGGTATTTTTTTCTCATCGGTTTCGAGTGTACACCAATCCCGATCCTGTGGGTGTGGAACTTGGTGGTACACTCAAAAATGTCATTGCGATCGCCGCTGGTGTTTGTGATGGTTTACATTTGGGAACCAATGCCAAAGCGGGTTTAGTGACTCGTGGATTAACAGAAATGGTTCGCATCGGCAATTTTTGGGGTGCGAAAACCGAAACATTTTACGGTTTGTCAGGTTTAGGCGATTTGCTCGCTACCTGTAACAGTCCTTTAAGTCGCAATTACCAAGTTGGCTACCAGCTGGCTGGTGGTAAAACACTTATAGAAGTTCTCGCCAATTTACAAGGAACAGCTGAAGGCGTTAACACTTGTCAAGTCTTGATGCAAAAAGCCAAGCAGCAAAATATTCCTGTCCCAATTACCGAGCAAGTTTATCGGTTACTTGAGGGTGAAGTCACACCCCAACAAGCCCTTGATGAACTAATGTTACGAGACATCAAGCCAGAATACAACTATTGA
- the lipA gene encoding lipoyl synthase, producing MTVKPDWLRVKAPQWERVGNVKEILRDLALNTVCEEASCPNIGECFQAGTATFLIMGPACTRACPYCDIDFEKKPKPLDPTEPTRLAEAVHRMRLNHVVITSVNRDDLPDGGASQFVQCIEAIRAVSLHTTIEVLIPDLCGNWEALKIIIQAAPEVLNHNTETIERLYRRVRPQGNYDRTLELLQRSRQIAPWLYTKSGIMVGLGETDAEIRQVMQDLRAVDCDILTIGQYLQPSQKHLQVNEFVTPEQFAAWQTFGEELGFLQVVSSPLTRSSYHAEQVRELMQRYPRSKS from the coding sequence GTGACTGTTAAACCAGACTGGTTGCGAGTAAAAGCGCCTCAGTGGGAGCGCGTCGGTAACGTTAAAGAAATTTTGCGGGATTTAGCGCTCAATACGGTTTGCGAGGAAGCGTCCTGTCCGAATATTGGGGAATGCTTCCAAGCAGGTACGGCTACGTTTTTAATTATGGGGCCTGCTTGTACCCGTGCTTGTCCCTATTGCGATATAGATTTTGAGAAAAAACCCAAACCACTAGACCCCACAGAACCAACTCGATTAGCCGAAGCTGTCCACCGGATGCGACTTAACCATGTGGTGATCACTTCTGTGAACCGGGATGATTTACCCGATGGTGGTGCTTCCCAGTTTGTGCAGTGTATTGAAGCTATTCGCGCTGTCTCACTACATACCACAATTGAAGTACTAATTCCCGATTTGTGCGGTAATTGGGAAGCGTTGAAGATCATTATCCAAGCTGCGCCAGAAGTGCTAAACCACAATACAGAAACCATTGAGCGCCTATATCGGCGAGTGCGTCCTCAAGGTAACTACGATCGCACTCTCGAATTATTGCAGCGCTCTCGCCAAATAGCTCCTTGGTTATACACCAAATCTGGCATCATGGTAGGACTTGGTGAAACCGATGCCGAAATTCGCCAAGTCATGCAAGACCTACGCGCCGTAGATTGCGATATCTTGACGATTGGGCAATATCTCCAACCCAGTCAAAAACACTTGCAAGTCAATGAATTTGTCACCCCAGAACAATTTGCAGCTTGGCAAACCTTCGGTGAAGAACTGGGATTTTTACAAGTTGTTTCCTCGCCCTTGACAAGAAGCTCATATCATGCAGAGCAAGTGAGGGAATTAATGCAACGTTATCCCCGGTCAAAAAGTTAG
- a CDS encoding site-specific integrase, protein MRELKVRKNGNSCLIRWTYQEKNYSLTWGTWGNHVEIIRLEYVGKLIYQDCILNQFDESLNRYKSYLQGIIYSVNTPKPVESVNHSTLSFLLNERQKETFNDADAALIKLIKSYGKKIETKADAKAFMKWLDDRGLKPSSKKRYLDTLKAIRKDIFGEIKIKVPQTPRANPFTKVEVIKILTYIQNNKHYSIYHDFILLLFNTGLRTSEAIGLQWKNVDLVKRQLHIYESLGRHLGSSNHRERKPTKTGKYRVVPINNTAYQMLIKRPQGGMDDLVFTSLRGLPIDDHTLSQRCWRNTLKALNIEHRALYTTRHTFISHCIDCGLTVIEVAAITGHTPKVLLDHYLGRVKHPDLPEL, encoded by the coding sequence ATGAGAGAACTTAAAGTTAGAAAAAATGGTAATAGCTGCCTAATAAGGTGGACTTACCAAGAAAAAAATTACTCATTAACCTGGGGAACATGGGGCAATCACGTAGAAATAATACGGTTAGAGTATGTTGGTAAGTTAATATACCAGGATTGCATTTTAAATCAGTTTGATGAATCTTTAAATAGGTATAAGTCTTACCTACAAGGAATAATTTATTCAGTTAATACTCCAAAACCTGTGGAATCTGTCAACCACAGTACTTTAAGCTTCTTACTAAATGAGCGTCAAAAAGAAACTTTCAATGATGCTGATGCTGCTTTAATAAAATTAATCAAATCTTATGGTAAAAAGATTGAAACTAAAGCAGATGCTAAAGCTTTTATGAAATGGTTGGATGATAGGGGTTTGAAACCATCTAGTAAAAAAAGATATCTAGATACTTTAAAAGCAATTAGAAAAGATATATTTGGGGAGATAAAAATAAAAGTTCCTCAAACTCCTAGGGCCAACCCCTTTACAAAAGTTGAAGTTATAAAAATATTAACTTATATCCAAAACAATAAACATTACTCAATCTATCACGACTTCATACTTTTACTTTTTAACACAGGTCTTAGAACTTCTGAAGCTATTGGTTTACAGTGGAAAAATGTTGATTTAGTAAAAAGGCAGCTACACATTTACGAGTCTTTAGGCAGGCATCTAGGAAGTAGTAATCATAGAGAGCGTAAGCCTACTAAAACTGGAAAGTATAGGGTTGTGCCAATTAACAATACTGCTTATCAAATGTTAATTAAGCGCCCTCAAGGTGGTATGGATGATTTAGTATTTACGTCTTTAAGGGGTCTACCAATAGATGACCATACATTGAGTCAAAGATGCTGGAGAAACACCCTTAAAGCCTTAAATATCGAGCATAGAGCCTTATATACAACCAGACATACATTTATCAGTCATTGTATTGATTGTGGATTAACTGTAATTGAAGTTGCCGCTATTACTGGACACACCCCGAAGGTACTTTTAGACCATTATTTGGGTCGAGTTAAGCACCCTGATTTACCAGAACTTTAA